A DNA window from Enterobacter cloacae subsp. cloacae ATCC 13047 contains the following coding sequences:
- a CDS encoding winged helix-turn-helix domain-containing protein, with protein sequence MQYLLDGIVHYNDESRILTDNKREVELSLATSRLLNALIDANNSQVSRTELLEKVWEEHGLVASDNNLNRNISLLRKAFLEFSLEDKIETIPKQGFVLHCQCTRVSTTRSSTYEKFKKICSSHKGFYISTIALTVLMVSTITAFYLYHLNDSTMHKYKSVGLCDVYTDENGVKQENIDSFFNTNLGQRIALKCQQYPKNIYFDDNRAPLKSKVYSTHIALCGKQNTGKGHECENFVNINNN encoded by the coding sequence ATGCAGTACCTACTTGACGGGATAGTGCATTATAATGATGAATCGCGCATTTTAACCGATAATAAACGCGAAGTTGAGCTTTCACTGGCGACGTCGCGATTATTAAATGCACTTATTGACGCCAATAATTCTCAGGTCAGCCGTACTGAACTCCTTGAAAAAGTCTGGGAAGAACATGGTCTGGTTGCTTCTGATAACAACCTGAATCGAAACATATCCCTGTTGCGAAAAGCATTTCTTGAATTCTCGCTTGAAGACAAAATCGAAACAATACCAAAGCAAGGATTTGTACTGCACTGTCAGTGTACTCGTGTTAGTACTACACGTAGTAGCACGTACGAAAAATTTAAAAAAATCTGTTCCTCCCACAAAGGTTTTTACATTAGCACAATAGCATTAACCGTTTTAATGGTGAGCACCATCACTGCCTTTTATTTGTACCATTTAAACGATAGCACTATGCATAAATATAAGTCAGTCGGATTATGCGATGTCTATACTGACGAAAATGGCGTCAAACAAGAGAATATTGACTCATTTTTTAATACAAATTTAGGGCAAAGAATCGCATTAAAATGCCAGCAATATCCCAAAAATATCTATTTTGATGACAACAGAGCGCCTTTAAAAAGCAAGGTGTACTCAACTCACATTGCCCTGTGTGGCAAACAAAATACAGGGAAAGGACATGAATGCGAAAACTTCGTCAATATTAACAACAATTAA
- a CDS encoding winged helix-turn-helix domain-containing protein, translating to MRVLILDPNIINQHYLKTQIEEAGILTDVSSSIEEVEMFMFSNKAELLIMASETLSTAELQAIRKWRREGRTIRIMILNSSNDIEHKVKAFESGADDYVVKSSHIEEIIIRIWVLVRRNYLTPSSRITAGNLELDLNSKVLFINKQKIRLTRFEFEIMKLLVKNKGKALSKRKIMKHLYHDWMGKENNTVEVLIGRLRKKLAPYNSGQIRNQREEGYYYDLNGAI from the coding sequence ATGCGCGTGTTAATATTAGATCCTAACATTATAAATCAGCATTATTTGAAAACCCAAATTGAAGAGGCAGGTATTTTAACTGATGTATCTTCGAGTATTGAGGAAGTGGAAATGTTTATGTTTTCAAATAAAGCTGAACTCCTGATTATGGCATCTGAAACGCTTTCCACTGCTGAGTTACAGGCGATTCGTAAGTGGCGACGCGAAGGGCGCACTATCCGCATCATGATCCTTAACAGCAGCAACGATATTGAACACAAGGTGAAAGCGTTTGAAAGCGGTGCTGACGATTATGTTGTCAAGTCTAGTCATATTGAAGAGATTATCATCAGAATTTGGGTTTTAGTACGCCGGAATTATCTCACCCCTTCCAGCCGTATTACTGCAGGTAATTTAGAACTCGACTTAAACAGCAAGGTACTCTTCATCAACAAGCAAAAAATTCGACTGACCCGTTTTGAATTTGAAATTATGAAGCTACTGGTGAAGAACAAAGGCAAGGCGCTGAGCAAACGTAAAATCATGAAACATCTCTACCACGACTGGATGGGTAAAGAAAACAATACCGTCGAGGTGCTTATTGGTCGTCTGAGAAAGAAACTGGCACCCTACAACAGCGGGCAAATCAGAAATCAAAGAGAAGAGGGTTATTATTACGATCTAAACGGTGCGATCTGA